One window of the Amycolatopsis mediterranei genome contains the following:
- a CDS encoding roadblock/LC7 domain-containing protein has translation MSIPAPGVSVEAQNFNWLVSRFAQHTAGAIAAIAVSADGLLIAMSTELERSNADRLAAISSAMLGLAHGVSESHPLGSPDKVIIELEHGYLLVCTISIGCSLGVLANKQASLGTIAYEMAMFANRATEVLTPGLIEELKNTVGS, from the coding sequence ATGAGCATCCCCGCACCTGGCGTCAGTGTCGAAGCCCAGAACTTCAACTGGCTGGTGAGCCGCTTCGCGCAGCACACCGCGGGCGCGATAGCCGCCATCGCGGTCTCGGCCGACGGCCTGCTGATCGCGATGTCGACGGAGCTCGAGCGCTCCAACGCCGACCGCCTCGCCGCGATCTCCTCCGCCATGCTCGGGCTCGCCCACGGCGTCTCCGAAAGCCACCCGCTCGGTTCGCCCGACAAGGTGATCATCGAGCTCGAGCACGGGTACCTGCTCGTCTGCACGATCAGCATCGGCTGCTCGCTGGGTGTGCTGGCCAACAAGCAGGCCAGCCTGGGCACCATCGCCTACGAAATGGCGATGTTCGCCAACCGCGCCACCGAAGTCCTGACCCCTGGGCTCATCGAGGAGCTCAAAAACACCGTCGGAAGCTGA
- a CDS encoding DUF742 domain-containing protein, which produces MTEEPDISLLRPYLMTSGRAQPVDQSLEIEAQVMTSRLGAASHPKLTFERQEIVSLCRNTMSVAEVAAMLGLHIGVARVLVADLAELGYVVVRRPGTHNSHDLGMIERVIRGLEAIH; this is translated from the coding sequence ATGACCGAAGAACCGGACATCTCGCTGCTGCGGCCGTACCTGATGACCTCGGGACGGGCCCAGCCGGTCGACCAGAGCCTCGAAATCGAGGCGCAGGTCATGACGTCCCGCCTCGGCGCGGCGTCGCACCCGAAGCTCACGTTCGAACGCCAGGAAATCGTTTCCCTCTGCCGGAACACGATGTCGGTCGCCGAGGTGGCCGCCATGCTCGGCCTGCACATCGGCGTGGCCAGGGTGCTGGTGGCCGACCTCGCCGAACTGGGCTACGTCGTCGTCCGGCGGCCGGGCACCCACAACTCGCACGACCTCGGCATGATCGAAAGGGTCATTCGTGGACTCGAAGCCATTCACTGA
- a CDS encoding GTP-binding protein: MDSKPFTEPGTRPPAPVKIVIAGGFGVGKTTAVSSISEIKPLTTEAAITSVAAAVDSTGHVPAKTTTTVALDFGCITIDEEVKLYLFGTPGQDRFGFMWQDLVHGALGALVIVDTRRMDDCYPAVDYFENAGLPFVVAVNMFDGSLGHNLEDVRWALAVSDDVPLITFDARQKLSVRDALLAVLHNTFKRARAQAGAGA, translated from the coding sequence GTGGACTCGAAGCCATTCACTGAACCGGGCACCCGGCCGCCGGCCCCGGTCAAGATCGTCATCGCGGGCGGCTTCGGCGTCGGCAAGACGACGGCGGTGTCGTCCATCTCGGAGATCAAGCCCCTCACCACCGAGGCGGCGATCACCTCCGTCGCGGCGGCCGTGGACAGCACCGGCCACGTCCCGGCCAAGACCACGACCACGGTGGCCCTCGACTTCGGCTGCATCACGATCGACGAAGAGGTCAAGCTGTACCTGTTCGGCACGCCGGGCCAGGACCGCTTCGGCTTCATGTGGCAGGACCTGGTCCACGGCGCACTGGGCGCACTGGTCATCGTGGACACCCGCCGCATGGACGACTGCTACCCGGCGGTCGACTACTTCGAGAACGCGGGCCTCCCGTTCGTGGTGGCGGTGAACATGTTCGACGGCTCCCTCGGCCACAACCTCGAGGACGTGCGCTGGGCGCTCGCGGTGAGCGACGACGTCCCGCTGATCACGTTCGACGCCCGGCAGAAGCTTTCCGTGCGGGACGCGCTGCTGGCGGTGCTGCACAACACGTTCAAGCGGGCCCGAGCCCAGGCGGGCGCAGGCGCCTGA
- a CDS encoding spermidine synthase: protein MFPITSISVSRTRKPEPVPGRYPVRFGTAELVRDTGRGNAWLVSVDGVAQSYVDLDDPAHLEFDYVRRFADVVDRRPPGPLDALHVGGAACTLPRYVAATRPGSHQLVFDADGELVELVRAQLGLRVPGLRVRVTDGREGLATRREDSADLVVVDAFERATLAGGLATLEATRAIAGILRTGGTYLANITDGSGLPFARRFLATLFEVFPEVLLLADPGVLRGRRFGNLVLAASAAELPTEELTRRTASAAFPARCVYGAELRKLAGRAAPITDADAPPPPKPPDDLLGLF, encoded by the coding sequence ATGTTTCCGATAACCTCGATTTCCGTGAGCCGCACACGGAAGCCCGAGCCGGTGCCCGGCCGGTACCCCGTGCGGTTCGGCACGGCGGAGCTGGTCCGCGACACCGGCCGCGGCAACGCCTGGCTGGTGTCGGTGGACGGCGTCGCGCAGTCGTACGTCGACCTCGACGACCCCGCCCACCTGGAGTTCGACTACGTCCGCCGGTTCGCGGACGTGGTGGACCGGCGGCCACCGGGCCCCCTGGACGCACTGCACGTCGGCGGGGCGGCGTGCACGCTGCCGCGGTACGTCGCGGCGACGCGGCCGGGGTCCCACCAGCTGGTGTTCGACGCGGACGGCGAGCTGGTGGAGCTGGTCCGCGCACAGCTGGGGTTGCGGGTGCCGGGCTTGCGCGTCCGGGTGACGGACGGCCGCGAAGGGCTGGCGACGCGTCGGGAGGATTCGGCGGACCTGGTGGTGGTCGACGCGTTCGAGCGGGCCACGCTGGCCGGCGGCCTGGCCACGCTGGAGGCGACCCGGGCGATCGCGGGCATCCTCCGCACCGGGGGCACCTACCTGGCGAACATCACAGACGGCTCGGGCTTGCCGTTCGCCCGCCGCTTCCTGGCGACGCTGTTCGAGGTCTTCCCGGAGGTGCTCCTGCTGGCGGACCCGGGAGTACTGCGCGGCCGCCGCTTCGGCAACCTGGTGCTGGCGGCCTCGGCAGCCGAGCTCCCCACGGAAGAGCTGACCCGCCGAACAGCCTCGGCAGCCTTCCCGGCAAGGTGCGTGTACGGCGCGGAGCTACGAAAGCTGGCGGGAAGGGCGGCCCCGATAACGGACGCGGACGCCCCACCGCCTCCCAAGCCCCCGGACGACCTGCTGGGCCTGTTCTGA
- a CDS encoding ALF repeat-containing protein, protein MRANAVIVAAALAAGVFATPAAADVLPDRAQAVSLLETGGPGVARAAEAALLGSPADLQAFLATGRQQAQNDDERVLVTQALSSGGPITKRTAQRALSGTQDDIREYLANGLPLARSADDRIAVSQAMDTGGPTVNERGTEVLDNGTPADVRAFLETGLQQAKDVDDRISTLQALAGAGPEFTAAAQTALDGTPEDVRYFLSLWRQVAANYDAEVTAVQEQLDAAKAAAAGNRPQDVKLAADKAAQLAGDARKANADRLATQQAQNQQDGRAASAAEAAAQQQAKEAADRAARAKSDNDKLLADAADPALTVPNGRKAAVYLLRHGGAAVKNAARAALSGSDDDVVTFVHGGLAVAQESDDRAAVSAIAADPNARPGLRQAARDALAGPYAGVAALLRTGDYPGRDTDDRVEVNQVLAAGGPATKSWAQKALDGTVADIREFLAHGRYTAHLIDLDIYATRTLGEGPEVQAVAQGVLDGPDSARSSTSTSRCPRRGRVTRSPRRTSPR, encoded by the coding sequence TTGCGTGCAAACGCGGTAATCGTTGCTGCGGCACTCGCGGCCGGGGTCTTCGCGACGCCGGCGGCCGCGGATGTGCTGCCCGACCGGGCGCAGGCCGTTTCGCTGCTGGAGACCGGCGGTCCGGGCGTGGCGCGGGCCGCCGAAGCGGCGTTGCTCGGCTCGCCCGCCGACCTGCAGGCCTTCCTGGCCACCGGCCGCCAGCAGGCGCAGAACGACGACGAGCGGGTCCTCGTCACCCAGGCGCTCTCCTCCGGCGGCCCGATCACCAAGCGCACCGCCCAGCGGGCGCTCAGCGGCACCCAGGACGACATCCGCGAGTACCTGGCGAACGGCCTGCCGCTGGCCCGCAGCGCCGACGACCGGATCGCCGTCAGCCAGGCCATGGACACCGGCGGCCCGACCGTCAACGAGCGGGGCACGGAGGTGCTCGACAACGGCACCCCCGCCGACGTGCGGGCCTTCCTGGAGACCGGCCTGCAGCAGGCGAAGGACGTCGACGACCGCATCTCGACCCTCCAGGCCTTGGCCGGCGCCGGCCCGGAGTTCACGGCCGCCGCGCAGACGGCGCTCGACGGCACGCCGGAGGACGTCCGGTACTTCCTGTCGCTGTGGCGGCAGGTCGCCGCGAACTACGACGCCGAAGTCACCGCGGTCCAGGAGCAGCTCGACGCGGCCAAGGCGGCCGCGGCCGGCAACCGGCCCCAGGACGTGAAGCTCGCCGCGGACAAGGCCGCGCAGCTCGCCGGGGACGCGCGGAAGGCGAACGCCGACCGGCTCGCCACGCAGCAGGCCCAGAACCAGCAGGACGGCCGGGCCGCCTCGGCCGCCGAGGCGGCCGCGCAGCAGCAGGCCAAAGAGGCCGCCGATCGCGCCGCGCGGGCCAAGTCGGACAACGACAAGCTGCTCGCCGACGCGGCCGACCCGGCGCTGACCGTGCCGAACGGCCGCAAGGCCGCCGTGTACCTGCTGCGCCACGGTGGTGCCGCCGTCAAGAACGCCGCCCGTGCCGCGCTGAGCGGCTCGGACGACGACGTCGTCACGTTCGTGCACGGCGGTCTCGCCGTCGCGCAGGAGTCCGACGACCGCGCCGCCGTCTCGGCGATCGCGGCGGACCCGAACGCCCGCCCGGGCCTGCGCCAGGCGGCTCGTGACGCGCTCGCCGGCCCGTACGCCGGTGTCGCCGCGCTGCTGCGCACCGGGGACTACCCGGGCCGCGACACCGACGACCGCGTCGAGGTCAACCAGGTCCTGGCGGCCGGTGGCCCGGCGACGAAGTCGTGGGCGCAGAAGGCGCTCGACGGCACCGTCGCGGACATCCGGGAGTTCCTGGCCCACGGCCGGTACACCGCGCACCTGATCGACCTGGACATCTACGCCACCCGGACCCTGGGTGAGGGCCCGGAGGTGCAAGCGGTCGCCCAGGGTGTGCTCGACGGCCCGGACTCGGCCCGCAGCAGTACCTCGACGTCACGCTGCCCAAGGCGCGGGCGCGTGACGCGTTCACCGCGGCGCACGTCACCAAGGTGA
- a CDS encoding DNA polymerase III subunit gamma and tau yields the protein MALALYRKYRPATFAEVVGQEHVTEPLRTALSAGRINHAYLFSGPRGCGKTSSARIMARSLNCAKGPTPDPCGECNSCKALAPEGPGSVDVTELDAASHGGVDDARELRDKAFYAPAESRYRVFIIDEAHMVTTQGFNALLKIVEEPPEHVIFIFATTEPDKVLTTIRSRTHHYPFRLIPPSSMRNLLERNIAAEGVEVEPAVYPLVIRAGGGSARDTQSVLDQLLAGAGPEGVSYSRAVALLGVTDVALIDDMVDALSAEDSATVFGTVEKLTEAGHDPRRFATDLLDRLRDLVLLRAVPESAGGLVSAPEEELSRMVAQAERLGLGTLSRYADIVHNGLLEMRGATSPRLVLELLCARMLLPSVTDAEKALLARIERLERRATLAGGGGAPAEGGVEPPVRAAPEREFSRPSQRPGSAGPAPVPEPVKPPGRPAADGGGAARTPVSAPPNEGGGAANTSAPAQPVDGATRTPATVAPAASAAETRTGDGGWGAVRTPGGGTPAPVAASAAASSDGGASAPAPEAAAGAPAASGGMDAAGIRTVWPQLMTALRKFTGGRSLEAMLTQATVASVEGNALTLTHKSEPLARRLSDQDNARKIAGALTEVLGGDWQVRCVHGNAPAAAAARPQQAAPAPERSFTRQSATAAPPAEPAARPAATPPPPPPRPKVTTSEPDIPLPPEPSDEDDEDLYNEDASPAPPPPPPPPDKDPDELARKLLSEHLGARPLD from the coding sequence GTGGCTCTCGCGCTGTACCGCAAGTACCGTCCGGCAACCTTCGCCGAGGTCGTCGGGCAGGAGCATGTGACCGAACCCCTCCGCACGGCGCTGTCCGCCGGGCGGATCAACCACGCCTACCTCTTCTCCGGCCCACGCGGCTGCGGCAAGACGTCCAGCGCGCGCATCATGGCGCGCTCGCTGAACTGCGCCAAGGGCCCGACGCCGGACCCGTGCGGCGAGTGCAACTCGTGCAAGGCGCTCGCACCCGAGGGGCCGGGCAGCGTCGACGTCACCGAGCTCGACGCGGCCAGCCACGGTGGTGTCGACGACGCCCGCGAGCTGCGCGACAAGGCGTTCTACGCACCGGCCGAGTCGCGCTACCGCGTGTTCATCATCGACGAGGCGCACATGGTCACCACACAGGGCTTCAACGCCCTGCTGAAGATCGTGGAAGAGCCGCCAGAGCACGTCATCTTCATCTTCGCCACCACCGAGCCGGACAAGGTGCTGACCACCATCCGCTCGCGCACGCACCACTACCCGTTCCGGCTGATCCCGCCGAGCTCGATGCGCAACCTCCTGGAGCGCAACATCGCGGCCGAGGGCGTCGAGGTCGAGCCGGCGGTGTACCCGCTGGTCATCCGGGCGGGCGGCGGGTCGGCGCGGGACACGCAGTCGGTGCTCGACCAGCTGCTCGCCGGCGCCGGGCCGGAAGGCGTTTCGTACTCGCGGGCGGTCGCGCTGCTCGGCGTCACCGATGTCGCCCTGATCGACGACATGGTCGACGCCCTCTCGGCCGAGGACTCGGCCACGGTGTTCGGCACGGTCGAAAAGCTCACCGAGGCCGGCCACGACCCGCGCCGGTTCGCGACCGACCTGCTCGACCGGCTGCGCGACCTGGTGCTGCTGCGCGCGGTGCCGGAGTCCGCGGGCGGGCTGGTGTCCGCGCCGGAGGAGGAGCTGTCGCGGATGGTCGCGCAGGCCGAGCGGCTCGGCCTCGGCACCCTCTCCCGCTACGCCGACATCGTCCACAATGGACTTCTGGAGATGCGCGGCGCGACCTCGCCGCGGCTCGTGCTCGAGCTGCTGTGCGCGCGGATGCTGCTGCCGTCGGTGACCGATGCGGAGAAGGCGCTGCTGGCCCGGATCGAGCGCCTGGAGCGCCGCGCGACACTGGCCGGCGGCGGAGGCGCACCGGCCGAGGGTGGCGTGGAGCCGCCGGTGCGGGCGGCTCCGGAACGCGAGTTTTCAAGGCCTTCCCAGCGCCCGGGCTCGGCGGGCCCGGCCCCGGTGCCGGAGCCGGTCAAGCCGCCCGGGCGCCCGGCCGCCGACGGCGGGGGTGCCGCGCGTACGCCTGTTTCGGCGCCGCCGAACGAAGGTGGGGGAGCCGCGAATACGTCGGCTCCGGCCCAGCCGGTCGATGGCGCCACGCGCACTCCGGCCACAGTCGCACCGGCGGCTTCGGCGGCCGAGACCCGGACGGGTGATGGCGGCTGGGGTGCGGTGCGCACGCCCGGCGGTGGCACGCCCGCTCCGGTGGCGGCGAGCGCCGCCGCGTCTTCCGATGGTGGCGCGTCCGCCCCGGCGCCGGAAGCCGCGGCCGGTGCGCCCGCGGCGTCGGGCGGGATGGATGCCGCCGGGATCCGGACCGTCTGGCCGCAGCTGATGACCGCGTTGCGCAAGTTCACCGGCGGCCGCAGCCTCGAGGCGATGCTGACGCAGGCCACGGTGGCGAGCGTCGAGGGCAACGCCTTGACGCTGACCCACAAGTCCGAGCCGCTGGCCCGCCGCCTCTCCGACCAGGACAACGCCCGCAAGATCGCCGGCGCCCTGACCGAAGTCCTGGGCGGCGACTGGCAGGTCCGCTGCGTCCACGGCAACGCCCCGGCCGCGGCCGCCGCCCGGCCGCAGCAGGCGGCACCGGCCCCGGAGCGGTCGTTCACGCGCCAGTCGGCGACGGCCGCGCCGCCCGCCGAACCGGCGGCCCGCCCCGCCGCGACCCCGCCGCCGCCCCCGCCGCGGCCCAAGGTCACGACGAGCGAGCCGGACATCCCGCTGCCACCGGAACCCTCCGACGAGGACGACGAGGACCTCTACAACGAGGACGCCAGCCCGGCCCCGCCGCCGCCCCCACCCCCGCCGGACAAGGACCCGGACGAGCTGGCCCGCAAACTCCTCTCCGAGCACCTCGGCGCCCGCCCCCTCGACTGA
- a CDS encoding DUF4230 domain-containing protein, which produces MLTVPPDWSGARLGIPPGMGAWGKRLVALAVAVVVLVAAVLVASAVHLLPQLRNPFAERTEEHSGPVLLQSIVELSRYEAASGSFQVVVDITTSSVLPSFLVGSDTLFIGVGTDNAYVDFSRLKGNAVQVSDDRQSATITLGHAQLEPATLDVHESHVYAQQQGLFTRINDFLSGNPNSQQALYELAQKQIQAAAAKSPLVADAERNTRTMLTGLLQSLGFKNITIKYADNDAG; this is translated from the coding sequence GTGCTCACGGTACCGCCCGATTGGTCCGGTGCCCGGTTGGGTATTCCTCCCGGCATGGGTGCTTGGGGCAAGCGGCTGGTCGCTTTGGCTGTGGCTGTGGTGGTTCTGGTCGCCGCGGTACTCGTCGCATCGGCGGTGCACCTGTTACCCCAATTGCGCAACCCCTTCGCAGAGCGGACCGAGGAGCACTCCGGCCCGGTGCTCCTGCAGTCGATCGTCGAGCTTTCCCGCTACGAGGCGGCGAGTGGTTCGTTCCAGGTGGTCGTCGACATCACGACGAGCTCGGTCCTCCCCAGTTTCCTGGTGGGCAGCGACACCCTGTTCATCGGCGTGGGCACGGACAACGCGTATGTGGACTTCTCGCGCCTGAAGGGCAACGCGGTCCAGGTGTCCGACGACCGCCAGTCGGCCACGATCACGTTGGGCCACGCCCAGCTGGAGCCGGCAACGCTGGACGTGCACGAATCCCACGTGTACGCCCAGCAGCAGGGCCTGTTCACCCGCATCAACGACTTCCTGAGCGGAAACCCCAACTCCCAGCAGGCGTTGTACGAGCTGGCCCAGAAGCAAATCCAGGCAGCGGCGGCCAAGAGCCCCCTGGTGGCCGACGCAGAGCGCAACACCCGAACGATGTTGACGGGCCTGCTGCAATCCCTGGGCTTCAAGAACATCACGATCAAGTACGCCGACAACGACGCAGGCTGA
- a CDS encoding TetR/AcrR family transcriptional regulator, with protein MSEARARLLASASRLFYAEGLHSVGIDRVIADAGVTRATLYRHFPGKDDLLVAYLSEVDKAIRAQVEAARTATPGASPEDIVQAVAATIADGIRSPGFRGCAFLNAAAEYPDPAHPVHQAVLAHRQWFLETVTELLAETGETAPEPAARHFVMLRDGAMAAGCLTDPAPVCATFLLGVAGILRYRDVPVAAGPKRRSRG; from the coding sequence ATGTCCGAAGCGCGAGCACGGCTGCTGGCCTCGGCGAGCCGGCTGTTCTACGCGGAAGGCCTGCATTCGGTCGGCATCGACCGGGTCATCGCCGACGCGGGCGTCACCCGAGCCACGCTCTACCGGCACTTCCCGGGCAAGGACGACCTGCTGGTCGCCTACCTGTCCGAAGTCGACAAGGCCATCCGGGCCCAGGTCGAGGCGGCGCGCACGGCGACACCCGGCGCCTCGCCCGAGGACATCGTCCAGGCGGTGGCGGCCACGATCGCCGACGGCATCCGGTCGCCCGGGTTTCGGGGCTGCGCGTTCCTCAACGCCGCCGCCGAATACCCCGACCCCGCCCACCCGGTCCACCAAGCCGTCCTCGCGCACCGGCAGTGGTTCCTGGAGACCGTCACGGAGTTGCTCGCCGAGACGGGCGAGACAGCCCCCGAGCCGGCGGCCCGCCACTTCGTGATGCTCCGCGACGGCGCCATGGCCGCGGGCTGCCTCACCGACCCGGCGCCGGTCTGCGCGACGTTCTTGCTCGGTGTGGCGGGAATCCTGCGCTACCGGGACGTGCCGGTGGCGGCCGGACCCAAGCGGCGCAGCCGGGGCTAG
- a CDS encoding membrane protein produces the protein MTTTTAPAAGVAQTLRRLYFVRFAFALVWAGLLFATASSLGPVSVALLVLYPLFDVVAAVLDARSARTGKPIAALYVNVAISLLAAAGLGFAASSGIPGVLRVWGSWAIVAGLVQLVVGVTRRGLGGQWPMILSGAISVLAGASFIFQATKDGASLTALAGYATLGGVFFLVSALRLGRGRKAQEQ, from the coding sequence ATGACCACCACCACCGCTCCGGCCGCCGGCGTCGCGCAGACCCTGCGACGTCTCTATTTCGTCCGGTTCGCCTTCGCCCTCGTCTGGGCGGGACTGCTCTTCGCGACGGCGTCGAGCCTCGGCCCGGTCAGCGTCGCGCTGCTGGTGCTGTACCCGTTGTTCGACGTCGTCGCGGCCGTGCTCGACGCGCGTTCGGCCCGGACGGGCAAGCCGATCGCGGCGCTCTACGTGAACGTCGCGATCAGCCTGCTCGCCGCTGCCGGCCTCGGCTTCGCCGCCTCGTCCGGGATTCCGGGCGTCCTGCGCGTGTGGGGCAGCTGGGCGATCGTCGCCGGCCTGGTCCAGCTCGTCGTCGGCGTCACCCGGCGCGGGCTCGGCGGCCAGTGGCCGATGATCCTCAGCGGGGCGATCTCCGTGCTGGCCGGTGCTTCGTTCATCTTCCAGGCCACAAAGGACGGTGCTTCGCTGACCGCACTGGCCGGTTACGCCACGCTGGGCGGCGTCTTCTTCCTCGTCTCCGCGCTGCGGCTGGGCCGGGGCCGCAAGGCTCAGGAGCAGTAG
- a CDS encoding glycoside hydrolase family 6 protein, with product MAAGGLAAVAVTAVVATTTGAGAQAAASAYYVDPGTNAAKWVAANPGDSRAAVIRDRIASVPQARWFTTTNTSTVRGEVDAYTGAAAAAGKIPIMVVYDIPNRDCGGASSGGAPSQDAYRAWIDQVAAGLSGRPAAIVLEPDVLPQMTNCQNSDQQRQTTASLAYAGKRLKAGSSQAKVYFDIGHSAWLSPGDAATRLRAADISNSADGISTNVSNYRATADEVAYDKAILGQLGDSRLKAVIDTSRNGNGPQGSEWCDPGGRAIGTPSTNQTGDGQIDAFLWIKPPGEADGCIATAGQFVPQRAYDLAVAAGPVTTTPTTPTTPTTPTTPTTPSTPTTTTPQPTGGCKVTHRVVSSWPTGYTGEIVIENRGAALTGWTLTFSAPGVTVSQGWNGTWTDNGDTVKVDNVSWNGNLGTGATVTLGYNADYTGSTPPFLQPALNGTYCS from the coding sequence GTGGCAGCCGGTGGACTGGCCGCGGTGGCCGTGACCGCCGTCGTCGCCACGACCACCGGGGCCGGCGCGCAGGCCGCCGCCTCGGCGTACTACGTCGACCCGGGCACCAACGCGGCCAAGTGGGTCGCGGCGAACCCCGGCGACTCCCGGGCCGCGGTCATCCGCGACCGCATCGCCTCGGTACCGCAGGCGCGGTGGTTCACCACCACCAACACGTCCACGGTCCGTGGTGAGGTGGACGCCTACACCGGCGCGGCGGCCGCCGCGGGCAAGATCCCGATCATGGTCGTCTACGACATCCCGAACCGCGACTGCGGCGGCGCGAGCAGCGGCGGCGCGCCGTCCCAAGACGCCTACCGGGCCTGGATCGACCAGGTGGCAGCCGGGCTGTCGGGCCGGCCCGCGGCCATCGTGCTCGAGCCCGACGTGCTCCCGCAGATGACGAACTGTCAGAACAGCGACCAGCAGCGCCAGACCACGGCGTCACTCGCGTACGCGGGCAAGCGGCTCAAGGCCGGCTCCTCCCAGGCGAAGGTGTACTTCGACATCGGGCACTCCGCCTGGCTTTCCCCCGGTGACGCCGCGACGCGGCTGCGGGCCGCCGACATCTCGAACAGCGCCGACGGCATCTCGACCAACGTGTCGAACTACCGCGCGACCGCCGACGAAGTGGCCTACGACAAGGCGATCCTCGGCCAGCTCGGCGACTCGCGGCTGAAAGCGGTGATCGACACGAGCCGCAACGGCAACGGGCCGCAGGGCAGCGAGTGGTGCGACCCGGGCGGGCGCGCGATCGGTACGCCGAGCACCAACCAGACCGGCGACGGCCAGATCGACGCGTTCCTGTGGATCAAGCCGCCGGGCGAGGCGGACGGCTGCATCGCCACGGCAGGCCAGTTCGTGCCCCAGCGGGCCTACGACCTCGCCGTCGCGGCCGGGCCGGTCACGACCACCCCGACGACGCCGACCACGCCGACGACCCCCACCACGCCGACCACGCCCTCGACCCCGACCACCACGACCCCGCAGCCGACCGGCGGCTGCAAGGTCACCCACCGGGTGGTCAGCTCCTGGCCGACCGGGTACACCGGGGAGATCGTCATCGAAAACCGCGGCGCGGCCCTCACCGGCTGGACGCTGACGTTCTCCGCACCCGGCGTGACGGTCAGCCAGGGCTGGAACGGGACCTGGACCGACAACGGCGACACCGTCAAGGTCGACAACGTGTCGTGGAACGGCAACCTGGGCACGGGCGCGACGGTCACCCTCGGCTACAACGCGGACTACACCGGCAGCACGCCGCCGTTCCTGCAGCCGGCGCTGAACGGGACCTACTGCTCCTGA